One stretch of Dehalococcoidia bacterium DNA includes these proteins:
- a CDS encoding LLM class flavin-dependent oxidoreductase → MPGFLGSSIPRRHWETIEQIALADKLGFESAWIAESVFFPGRPLSNPLMVASAAGQHTSQIRFGTLAAQFPLHHPIHMATQAATCDILTNGRLDLCLGGRWGAPAGQAFGQAKDISAEESRGRVAEGIELLRAAWTQEKANFEGEYWSMNELLVEPKPVQEPHPPLLLAANSDETFPYAASMGLGVIGTTLSQPMPRMIDRLREFEEAKLASGATHPQEFHVNISFFVAKTREKAHEMMARNWLDEDIVNTVPDATASSVGTSRHSFTSGVGGWATWNFEDAVRYSIYDDPAGCIEQLGALRDDMPGMAQCILEFNRRGRLTNDEIKESMQLFADEVMPELT, encoded by the coding sequence GTGCCTGGATTTCTGGGGTCTTCGATCCCGCGACGGCACTGGGAGACAATAGAGCAGATAGCCCTGGCTGACAAGCTGGGTTTCGAGTCGGCGTGGATAGCAGAGTCGGTGTTCTTCCCGGGTCGACCTCTGTCCAATCCGCTCATGGTGGCGTCGGCTGCGGGGCAGCACACGAGCCAGATCAGGTTCGGCACGCTCGCCGCGCAGTTCCCACTGCACCATCCCATCCACATGGCGACCCAGGCTGCCACCTGCGACATCCTCACCAACGGCAGGCTCGACCTGTGCCTGGGTGGACGCTGGGGAGCGCCCGCTGGGCAGGCTTTCGGCCAGGCCAAGGACATCAGCGCAGAGGAGAGCAGGGGCCGAGTGGCCGAGGGCATCGAGCTGCTGCGGGCCGCGTGGACGCAGGAGAAGGCCAACTTCGAGGGCGAGTACTGGAGCATGAACGAGCTGCTCGTCGAGCCGAAGCCAGTTCAGGAGCCTCATCCGCCGCTTCTCCTCGCCGCCAACAGTGACGAGACGTTCCCGTATGCAGCGAGCATGGGTCTGGGCGTGATCGGTACTACGCTGAGCCAGCCGATGCCGCGCATGATCGACAGGCTCCGCGAGTTCGAAGAGGCCAAGCTCGCAAGTGGTGCGACCCACCCACAGGAGTTCCACGTCAACATCTCGTTCTTCGTGGCGAAGACTCGTGAGAAGGCGCACGAGATGATGGCCCGGAACTGGCTTGACGAAGACATAGTGAATACGGTGCCAGACGCCACGGCGTCGTCAGTAGGCACATCCCGTCACAGCTTTACGAGCGGTGTAGGGGGCTGGGCTACGTGGAACTTCGAGGACGCCGTCCGATACTCGATCTACGACGATCCTGCCGGGTGCATCGAGCAGCTAGGCGCGTTGCGCGACGACATGCCCGGAATGGCGCAGTGCATACTCGAATTCAACCGC
- a CDS encoding queuosine precursor transporter, producing the protein MNFSGKLVIITALAVTVLLVSNIIATKPLSLFTLPFEVLGDKAVIVSVSVICFPLSYIISDVLTEVYGFRVARGVIWLGFACNVIMVILFWLGGAIPGAVFWDNQDAYMAILGTTGWVLLGSFAAYIVGEFANASVMVVLKNKTEGRFLWMRTISSTVVGQGVDSVIFYSIAFGLSGIWPATAVLNGILFAWLVKTAYEIIATPLTYVVVGWLKRNEQMDIYDAPRSLNPFGVFGSGDDGSSYNAARPATTTG; encoded by the coding sequence TTGAACTTTTCCGGCAAGCTGGTAATCATAACCGCGCTGGCAGTCACCGTGCTGCTGGTGAGCAACATCATCGCGACAAAGCCGCTGTCGTTGTTCACCCTCCCATTCGAGGTACTTGGCGACAAAGCCGTAATCGTCTCTGTTTCCGTCATCTGCTTCCCGCTGAGCTACATCATCAGCGACGTGCTTACCGAAGTTTACGGGTTCAGGGTTGCCCGCGGAGTCATCTGGCTGGGCTTTGCCTGTAACGTCATAATGGTCATCCTGTTCTGGCTCGGCGGAGCGATCCCAGGGGCCGTCTTCTGGGACAACCAGGACGCGTACATGGCCATACTCGGCACGACCGGATGGGTGCTGCTCGGCAGTTTCGCGGCCTACATAGTAGGCGAGTTCGCCAACGCGTCGGTCATGGTGGTGCTTAAGAATAAGACAGAGGGACGCTTTCTGTGGATGCGCACGATCTCATCCACTGTGGTTGGACAGGGTGTGGACTCGGTGATCTTCTACAGTATCGCCTTTGGTCTCTCGGGGATATGGCCCGCCACGGCGGTACTCAACGGAATACTGTTCGCCTGGCTGGTCAAGACCGCGTACGAGATAATCGCCACGCCTCTCACCTACGTGGTGGTCGGGTGGCTCAAGCGGAACGAGCAGATGGACATCTACGACGCCCCGAGGTCGCTGAATCCGTTTGGCGTATTCGGCAGCGGGGATGATGGATCGAGCTACAACGCGGCGCGTCCTGCTACCACCACTGGCTAG